From the genome of Mesorhizobium japonicum MAFF 303099, one region includes:
- a CDS encoding nuclear transport factor 2 family protein encodes MNALKHVTFAAGMALAPIDAGGAEPAGWQALADERAVIRIADAIDRAVDAQDWTLARSYFADRVTADFSSLSGQPAANIASDDLIGAWAGNLKGSKTSLHLRTNHQVVLEADTATVRSNGYAWNRMEGNGDPLWEVWGTYEHHLTRSAAGWKVDGFAFHMTHERGNPWVKATPGNDTAGQ; translated from the coding sequence ATGAATGCGTTGAAGCACGTAACGTTCGCGGCAGGCATGGCACTGGCGCCGATCGATGCCGGCGGGGCCGAACCAGCTGGCTGGCAGGCGCTCGCGGACGAACGCGCCGTCATCCGGATTGCCGATGCCATCGACCGTGCCGTCGACGCGCAGGACTGGACACTGGCGCGCAGCTATTTCGCGGATCGGGTCACCGCCGATTTCAGCAGCTTGTCCGGGCAGCCGGCGGCCAACATCGCCTCGGACGACCTGATCGGCGCCTGGGCCGGCAATCTCAAGGGCAGCAAGACAAGCCTGCACCTGCGCACCAATCACCAGGTCGTGCTTGAGGCGGATACGGCGACGGTCCGCTCGAACGGCTATGCCTGGAACCGGATGGAAGGCAATGGCGACCCGCTTTGGGAAGTCTGGGGCACCTATGAGCATCACCTGACGCGCTCCGCCGCCGGCTGGAAGGTCGACGGCTTCGCGTTCCATATGACGCATGAGCGCGGCAACCCCTGGGTCAAGGCAACGCCCGGCAATGACACGGCGGGCCAGTGA
- the tsf gene encoding translation elongation factor Ts: protein MSISAAQVKELRDLTGAGMMDCKAALNETNGNMEEAVDWLRKKGISKADKKAGRTAAEGLIGVDAGVREAAVVEVNSETDFVARNAAFQEIVANVAKVALAYGTTEAVAAAKYPGSDKSVTDTIKDAVGTIGENLGFRRSAKLTVPHGAVATYVHNAVADGLGKLGVLVAIETTGNEHAANAFGRQVAMHVAATNPMALTAEQIDPAAVEREKAIFSDQARQSGKPEAIIEKMVEGRMRKFYEEVVLLKQAFVLNPDITVEKALKDAEKEIGAPAKITAYLRFALGEGIEKEETDFAAEVAAAVKK, encoded by the coding sequence ATGAGCATTTCGGCTGCACAGGTCAAAGAACTCCGCGACTTGACCGGCGCGGGCATGATGGACTGCAAGGCGGCGTTGAACGAGACGAACGGCAACATGGAAGAGGCCGTCGACTGGCTGCGCAAGAAGGGCATCTCCAAGGCTGACAAGAAGGCCGGCCGTACCGCGGCCGAAGGCCTGATCGGCGTCGATGCCGGCGTGCGCGAAGCTGCCGTCGTCGAGGTCAATTCCGAGACCGACTTCGTTGCCCGCAACGCCGCGTTCCAGGAGATCGTCGCCAACGTTGCCAAGGTTGCTCTCGCCTATGGCACGACGGAAGCCGTGGCTGCCGCGAAGTATCCGGGTTCGGACAAGTCGGTGACCGACACCATCAAGGATGCTGTTGGCACCATCGGCGAGAATCTGGGCTTCCGCCGCTCCGCCAAGCTGACGGTTCCGCATGGCGCGGTTGCGACCTATGTCCACAACGCGGTTGCCGACGGCCTTGGCAAGCTCGGCGTGCTGGTTGCGATCGAAACCACAGGCAATGAACATGCCGCCAACGCCTTTGGCCGTCAGGTCGCCATGCATGTCGCCGCCACCAACCCGATGGCGCTGACGGCGGAGCAGATCGATCCGGCAGCGGTCGAGCGCGAGAAGGCGATCTTCTCCGATCAGGCGCGCCAGTCCGGCAAGCCGGAAGCGATCATCGAAAAGATGGTCGAGGGCCGGATGCGCAAGTTCTACGAGGAAGTCGTGCTCCTGAAGCAGGCCTTCGTGCTCAATCCCGACATCACCGTCGAGAAGGCGCTGAAGGATGCCGAGAAGGAAATCGGCGCGCCGGCCAAGATCACCGCCTATCTGCGCTTCGCGCTCGGCGAAGGCATCGAGAAGGAAGAGACCGATTTCGCGGCGGAAGTCGCTGCGGCGGTCAAGAAGTAA
- a CDS encoding glycerophosphodiester phosphodiesterase, with protein sequence MTDLSWLTARPVAHRGFHDMNKTRWENTLSAFTAAAERDYAIECDVHLSSDGVPIIIHDDDLKRLTGQDGFVWQRSAAELTALKVGGTSDRVPTLQEALDLVDGRVPMVVELKGIPGRDEGLVARVGNMLKRYKGKAAIMSFDHWLIREFPKHAPGIPAGLTAYGKDLKLIEAHFSMLAHELSFTSYAAGDLPNPFVSFVREKLKMPVITWTVHDQPAIDLTFKYADQMTFEGFEPELVKVA encoded by the coding sequence ATGACCGACCTATCCTGGCTGACTGCCCGGCCCGTTGCCCATCGCGGCTTCCACGACATGAACAAGACGCGCTGGGAAAACACGCTTTCCGCCTTCACTGCCGCGGCCGAACGGGACTACGCCATCGAATGCGACGTGCATCTGTCGTCCGACGGCGTTCCCATCATCATCCATGATGACGACCTGAAAAGACTGACCGGACAGGACGGTTTCGTCTGGCAGCGCAGCGCGGCCGAACTGACCGCGCTCAAGGTTGGCGGCACATCCGACCGCGTGCCGACGCTGCAGGAAGCGCTCGACCTCGTCGACGGCCGCGTGCCCATGGTCGTCGAACTGAAAGGCATTCCCGGCCGCGATGAAGGCCTGGTCGCCCGCGTCGGCAACATGCTCAAGCGCTACAAGGGCAAGGCGGCTATCATGTCGTTCGATCATTGGCTTATCCGCGAATTCCCGAAACATGCACCCGGCATTCCCGCTGGCCTGACCGCCTACGGCAAGGACCTCAAGCTGATCGAGGCGCATTTTTCCATGCTGGCGCACGAGCTATCCTTCACCTCCTACGCTGCGGGCGACTTGCCAAACCCGTTCGTCAGCTTCGTGCGTGAAAAGCTCAAAATGCCTGTCATCACCTGGACGGTGCATGATCAGCCCGCGATCGACCTGACCTTCAAATATGCCGACCAGATGACGTTCGAAGGGTTCGAACCCGAACTGGTCAAAGTCGCTTGA
- a CDS encoding cell envelope integrity EipB family protein: MRAARLAFHAVLLSAVFPIVPAFAVPALQAHRAVYDLTLKKADDRSGITGISGRMVYEFNGSACEGYTVKFRFVTQIVTAEGTKLTDQQTTTFEDAEGKTFSFVTKSFVDQNLDKEVKGIATKDAKGLKVDIDKPEKNSLELAATQFPTQHLVELIGKAEKGENFYQTNLFDGSEDANKVMTTTVVVGKKTEADKVDPEAPALAKLATDKYWPVDIAYFDDKAQNGEEVPEYRISFKLHENGITRDLTMDYGDFSMTGKLVNLSLFDQTKPCPASK; encoded by the coding sequence ATGCGCGCAGCGCGCCTTGCATTCCATGCCGTTCTGTTGTCGGCGGTGTTCCCGATAGTCCCCGCCTTCGCAGTACCGGCGCTGCAGGCGCATCGCGCCGTGTATGACCTCACCCTCAAGAAGGCGGACGATCGCTCCGGCATAACAGGCATATCCGGCCGCATGGTCTACGAATTCAATGGCTCGGCCTGCGAAGGCTATACAGTGAAATTCCGCTTCGTTACCCAGATCGTTACCGCCGAGGGCACGAAGCTGACGGACCAGCAGACGACGACTTTCGAGGACGCCGAAGGCAAGACCTTTTCCTTCGTGACCAAATCCTTTGTCGACCAGAACCTCGACAAGGAGGTCAAGGGCATCGCCACGAAAGACGCCAAGGGCCTCAAGGTCGATATCGACAAGCCCGAGAAGAACAGCCTGGAACTCGCCGCGACCCAGTTTCCGACCCAGCATCTGGTCGAACTGATCGGCAAGGCCGAGAAAGGCGAGAATTTCTACCAGACGAACCTGTTCGACGGCTCGGAGGACGCCAACAAGGTGATGACGACCACCGTCGTCGTCGGCAAGAAGACCGAAGCCGACAAGGTCGATCCGGAGGCTCCGGCGCTGGCCAAACTCGCCACCGACAAGTACTGGCCGGTCGACATCGCCTATTTTGACGACAAGGCCCAGAACGGAGAGGAAGTGCCGGAATACCGGATCAGCTTCAAGCTGCACGAGAACGGCATCACCCGCGATCTCACCATGGACTATGGCGACTTCTCGATGACAGGCAAGCTGGTCAACCTGTCGCTGTTCGACCAGACGAAGCCTTGTCCGGCATCGAAATAG
- a CDS encoding isoprenyl transferase produces MTTPAHVAIIMDGNGRWAKARGMPRLAGHRAGVEALRKTVRAAPDLGISFLTVYAFSSENWSRPKAEVSDLMGLLKLFIRRDLAELHQSGVRVRIIGDRAGLQADIRGLLEEAESLTARNESLTLVIAFNYGGRDEIVRTARKLASAAARGEIDAESITADSFAGGLDTQGIPDPELVIRTSGELRLSNFLLWQAAYSELVFLPCYWPDFSREHLAEALREFAGRERRFGGLGQQDVASRPAAG; encoded by the coding sequence ATGACAACGCCCGCGCATGTCGCGATCATCATGGATGGGAATGGACGCTGGGCCAAGGCGCGCGGCATGCCGAGGCTTGCCGGTCATCGCGCCGGCGTCGAGGCATTGCGCAAGACGGTGCGCGCGGCGCCCGATCTCGGCATCTCGTTCCTGACCGTCTATGCGTTCTCGTCGGAGAACTGGTCGCGGCCGAAGGCCGAGGTCAGCGACCTGATGGGGCTGTTGAAGCTGTTCATCCGCCGTGATCTCGCCGAACTGCACCAGAGCGGCGTGCGGGTCAGGATCATCGGCGACAGGGCAGGGCTGCAGGCCGACATCCGAGGGTTGCTCGAAGAGGCCGAATCGCTGACCGCCCGTAACGAGTCCCTGACGCTGGTGATCGCCTTCAACTATGGCGGGCGCGACGAAATCGTCCGCACTGCACGCAAGCTTGCCTCGGCCGCCGCGCGCGGCGAAATCGACGCCGAATCGATCACCGCCGATAGCTTTGCCGGTGGTCTCGACACGCAAGGCATTCCCGATCCGGAACTGGTCATACGCACCAGCGGCGAGCTTCGCCTGTCCAACTTCCTGTTGTGGCAGGCCGCCTATAGCGAGCTCGTCTTCCTGCCTTGCTATTGGCCCGACTTCAGCCGCGAGCACCTTGCCGAGGCGTTGCGCGAATTTGCCGGCCGCGAGCGCCGTTTCGGAGGATTGGGCCAGCAAGACGTCGCTTCGCGACCGGCAGCGGGATGA
- a CDS encoding DUF4031 domain-containing protein yields the protein MAVYVDAAIWRWAGHRWCHLMADDTDELHRFAAALGVKRSSYQGPPKTSAPHYDITGFERDRAVRLGAIECSREEIVAIFRRVRVPNGKAKR from the coding sequence ATGGCAGTCTACGTCGATGCGGCGATCTGGAGATGGGCCGGCCATCGCTGGTGCCACCTGATGGCCGACGACACCGACGAGCTGCATCGTTTCGCCGCCGCGCTGGGCGTCAAACGTTCGTCCTACCAGGGACCGCCCAAGACATCCGCTCCGCATTATGACATAACCGGTTTCGAGCGCGACCGCGCGGTGCGGCTCGGCGCCATCGAATGCAGCCGCGAGGAAATCGTCGCGATCTTCCGGCGCGTGCGGGTGCCCAATGGAAAGGCCAAGCGATGA
- a CDS encoding phosphatidate cytidylyltransferase — MSNLQLRVISAVVLAVIALGLTWLGGLPFRLLCAAMSAMIFYEWTRMSRPAAANGLSFLPEALVVVFIGALIAGLAASWLLLLVVVLIAVTAIAALVRKAGQWEVSGLAYASVSGLSLALLRDGDHSGLVAILFLFAVVWATDIFAYFVGRAVGGPKLAPSISPGKTRSGALGGAFGGVVAGVMLAAGAGAGNLALLGLVALALSIVAQAGDLFESWVKRRHGRKDSGVLIPGHGGVMDRVDGLVAAALALYVIGWISAGADHPAQGLFPI, encoded by the coding sequence ATGAGCAACCTTCAGCTCCGCGTCATTTCAGCGGTCGTGCTTGCCGTCATCGCCCTTGGCCTGACCTGGCTTGGCGGCCTGCCTTTCCGGCTGCTGTGCGCAGCCATGTCGGCGATGATCTTTTACGAGTGGACACGCATGTCGCGGCCAGCCGCGGCCAATGGGCTGAGTTTCCTGCCGGAGGCGCTGGTCGTCGTGTTCATCGGCGCCTTGATTGCCGGGCTCGCCGCATCCTGGCTGCTGCTGCTTGTCGTGGTTCTGATCGCCGTCACGGCGATTGCCGCCCTGGTTCGCAAGGCCGGGCAATGGGAGGTAAGCGGTCTTGCCTATGCCAGTGTGTCCGGCCTGTCGCTTGCCCTGCTGCGTGATGGCGACCATTCGGGCCTCGTCGCCATCCTGTTCCTGTTCGCCGTCGTCTGGGCGACCGACATTTTTGCCTATTTCGTCGGGCGCGCCGTCGGCGGTCCCAAACTGGCGCCGTCGATTTCGCCCGGCAAAACGCGCAGCGGCGCGCTCGGTGGCGCTTTCGGTGGCGTTGTCGCCGGGGTCATGCTGGCAGCAGGCGCCGGTGCCGGCAATCTGGCCTTGCTCGGCCTTGTGGCGCTTGCGCTTTCGATTGTGGCCCAGGCCGGTGACCTGTTCGAATCCTGGGTCAAACGGCGGCATGGCCGCAAGGATTCGGGCGTGCTCATTCCGGGCCATGGCGGCGTCATGGATCGTGTCGACGGGCTTGTCGCGGCGGCTCTTGCCCTATACGTCATTGGCTGGATTTCGGCGGGCGCCGATCATCCGGCGCAGGGGCTGTTTCCGATTTGA
- the frr gene encoding ribosome recycling factor, whose protein sequence is MSGEYDDLKRRMDGAIAAFKHDLASLRTGRASSNLLDAIQVQAYGTTMPINQVANVTVPEPRMISVSIWDKSMVGAVDRAIRESNLGFNPIVDGTNLRIPLPELNEQRRKELVKISHGYAENARVAARHVRRDGMDFLKKAEKDGVISEDDQRKRSDQVQKLTDETISTIDHLLSDKEAEIMQV, encoded by the coding sequence ATGAGTGGTGAGTACGACGATCTCAAGCGGCGCATGGATGGGGCAATCGCCGCGTTCAAGCATGACCTGGCTTCGCTGCGGACCGGCCGCGCCTCCAGCAATCTGCTCGACGCCATCCAGGTGCAGGCCTATGGCACCACCATGCCGATCAACCAGGTTGCCAACGTTACGGTACCGGAGCCGCGCATGATCTCGGTGTCGATCTGGGACAAGTCGATGGTCGGCGCGGTCGACCGCGCCATCCGAGAATCCAACCTGGGCTTCAACCCGATCGTCGACGGTACCAATCTGAGGATTCCGCTGCCGGAGCTCAACGAGCAGCGCCGCAAGGAACTGGTCAAGATCTCGCACGGCTATGCAGAGAACGCTCGTGTCGCCGCGCGCCATGTGCGCCGCGACGGCATGGACTTCCTGAAGAAGGCCGAGAAGGACGGCGTGATCAGCGAGGACGATCAGCGCAAGCGTTCGGACCAGGTCCAGAAGCTTACCGACGAAACGATCAGCACCATCGATCATCTGCTTTCCGACAAGGAAGCTGAAATCATGCAGGTTTAG
- a CDS encoding LysE family translocator, with product MTPTAFLAYCAAVTLAAATPGPAMFTVITNGVSRGFLRAFMAGVGVAAGDAVLVTLALLGLVALAQTFEWIFLLLKYAGAAYLIFLGIRMWRASATQSNEPRTGEARLSRSFFLGASIALGNPKAILFHASIMPLILNLDTLTFVDGLLVVATVISVNILTMGVYAALAGRASGWFRTPKRMRLMNRFAGSAMIGTGALIAAR from the coding sequence ATGACACCAACGGCATTTCTGGCTTATTGCGCCGCCGTCACACTCGCCGCCGCCACGCCGGGGCCTGCGATGTTCACGGTCATCACCAATGGTGTGTCGCGCGGTTTCCTTCGCGCCTTCATGGCCGGTGTCGGGGTTGCCGCCGGCGATGCCGTGCTGGTCACTCTGGCGCTGCTCGGCCTTGTGGCGCTGGCGCAAACATTCGAATGGATATTTCTCCTGCTGAAATATGCAGGCGCCGCCTATCTGATCTTTCTCGGCATCAGGATGTGGCGCGCCTCGGCCACGCAATCGAATGAGCCGCGGACGGGTGAGGCGAGATTGTCCCGGTCCTTCTTCCTCGGCGCGTCCATTGCGCTGGGCAACCCCAAGGCGATCCTGTTCCACGCCTCGATCATGCCGCTGATCCTCAACCTCGACACGCTGACATTCGTCGATGGCCTGCTGGTGGTGGCCACCGTCATCAGCGTCAATATCCTGACCATGGGGGTCTACGCAGCCCTTGCGGGCCGGGCTTCGGGCTGGTTCAGGACGCCGAAGCGCATGCGGCTGATGAACCGGTTTGCCGGCAGCGCCATGATCGGCACCGGAGCGCTGATTGCCGCACGCTGA
- the rpsB gene encoding 30S ribosomal protein S2, producing MALPDFSMRQLLEAGIHFGHQTHRWNPKMAPYIYGARNNIHIIDLSQTVPLLHQALKQVSDTVAKGGRVLFVGTKRQASDIVADAAQRSAQYYVNSRWLGGMLTNWKTISNSIQRLRKLDEMLAGEAQGLTKKERLNLDREREKLDKALGGIKDMGSTPDLMFVIDTNKEAIAILEAKRLGIPVVAIIDSNCDPDKIDFPIPGNDDAARAIQLYCDLIAKAAIDGIARQQGALGVDIGASVEAPVEPALDPAPSTEAPQA from the coding sequence ATGGCTCTGCCTGATTTCAGCATGCGCCAGCTTTTGGAAGCTGGCATTCACTTCGGCCACCAGACCCACCGCTGGAACCCGAAGATGGCGCCCTACATCTATGGCGCCCGCAACAACATCCACATCATCGACCTCTCGCAGACGGTGCCCTTGCTGCACCAGGCGCTGAAGCAGGTTTCCGACACCGTCGCCAAGGGCGGGCGCGTGCTGTTCGTCGGCACCAAGCGCCAGGCGTCCGACATCGTCGCCGATGCGGCGCAGCGTTCGGCCCAGTACTACGTCAATTCGCGTTGGCTCGGCGGCATGCTGACCAATTGGAAGACGATCTCGAATTCGATCCAGCGCCTGCGCAAGCTCGACGAGATGCTGGCCGGCGAGGCCCAGGGCCTGACCAAGAAGGAGCGCCTGAATCTCGACCGCGAGCGCGAGAAGCTCGACAAGGCGCTCGGCGGCATCAAGGACATGGGCTCGACGCCTGACCTGATGTTCGTGATCGACACCAACAAGGAAGCGATCGCCATCCTGGAGGCCAAGCGCCTCGGCATTCCGGTGGTCGCCATCATCGATTCGAACTGCGATCCGGACAAGATCGACTTCCCGATCCCCGGCAATGACGACGCGGCCCGCGCCATCCAACTCTATTGCGACCTGATCGCCAAGGCTGCGATCGACGGCATCGCCCGTCAGCAGGGCGCGCTCGGCGTCGATATCGGCGCTTCGGTCGAAGCCCCGGTCGAGCCGGCGCTCGATCCGGCTCCGTCGACCGAGGCCCCGCAGGCGTAA
- a CDS encoding LysR family transcriptional regulator: MDRDLLTHLPVIVAVARRGGFALAAAELGMSPSAVSHAVRLVEERIGQPLFARTTRSVSLTEAGKALVETAAPALQDIGERIDQIRSVKGRPSGLLRINASTIAIPLAVTPVVAAMAERYPDVTVEIFADQGLVDIVGEGFDAGIRLGEMIAQDMVAVRLTPPFRTIIVASPAYIGRHGRPRSVADLANHNCIGYRLIRSGALYRWDLAEDGKDVIMETGGTAIVTDSLAAIDLALAGVGLAYMFEPLARADLAAGRLVQVLPQSAIEEPGLFLYFPRRAAMAPKLRAFIDTAQEIGRTSLRTSGRKTLSE; encoded by the coding sequence ATGGATCGCGATCTCCTCACGCATCTGCCTGTCATTGTAGCCGTTGCCCGGCGCGGCGGCTTCGCGCTTGCGGCAGCTGAACTCGGCATGAGCCCGTCAGCGGTCAGCCATGCCGTGCGGCTGGTCGAGGAGCGCATAGGCCAGCCTTTGTTCGCGCGTACGACGCGCAGTGTTTCGCTGACCGAGGCCGGCAAGGCGCTGGTGGAGACCGCGGCCCCTGCCCTTCAGGATATCGGCGAGCGGATCGATCAAATCCGCAGCGTCAAGGGCAGGCCGTCCGGCCTGCTCAGGATCAACGCCTCCACCATCGCGATTCCATTGGCGGTGACGCCTGTGGTCGCGGCGATGGCCGAGCGCTATCCGGACGTTACGGTGGAGATTTTCGCCGATCAGGGACTGGTCGACATCGTCGGCGAAGGTTTTGACGCTGGCATCCGGCTGGGCGAGATGATCGCGCAGGACATGGTGGCCGTGCGGCTCACGCCTCCGTTCAGAACCATCATCGTCGCCTCTCCTGCCTATATCGGACGCCACGGCCGTCCGCGCAGCGTGGCCGATCTCGCCAACCACAATTGCATCGGCTACCGGCTCATCCGCTCCGGTGCCCTCTATCGCTGGGACCTGGCCGAAGACGGCAAGGATGTCATCATGGAGACCGGCGGTACGGCCATCGTCACGGATTCGCTTGCCGCGATCGACCTGGCGCTTGCCGGAGTGGGCCTTGCCTATATGTTCGAGCCGCTGGCGCGCGCCGATCTTGCGGCCGGCCGCCTGGTGCAGGTTCTGCCGCAATCGGCAATCGAGGAACCTGGCCTTTTCCTCTACTTCCCGCGCCGGGCGGCGATGGCGCCGAAACTGCGGGCCTTTATCGACACCGCACAAGAAATCGGCCGGACATCCCTGCGGACATCCGGCCGAAAAACGCTTTCGGAATAA
- a CDS encoding aldo/keto reductase yields the protein MTMTYYTLGNSGLRVSRLALGTMTFGKEWGWGADRDTARAMFDAYVEAGGNFFDTADLYTGGTAEAWLGEFIAERGLRDTAVIASKFTMNMQPGNPNAGGNGRKNILRAVDASLKRLGTDYIDLYLMHVWDRLTPAEEVMRTLDDLVRMGKVRHVGLSDVPAWYAGRAQAIAELRGYEPVSALQLEYSLAERAIENEFVPFGTRHGAGIMVWSPLASGLLSGKYRPAQAGNAGRLDGFRNSTHPGFQKFTERNWAIVAELEKVASELGRGMPQVAINWVATQPGIATVILGATTLAQIQDNLGALDFEIPATLRDRLDSVSRTPAPFPYSYFGPQIQARVTGGAATGDKPSGYASPVLVEGEPASVSTD from the coding sequence ATGACCATGACCTATTACACGCTCGGCAACAGTGGCCTCAGGGTCAGCCGGCTGGCGCTGGGCACGATGACCTTCGGTAAGGAATGGGGCTGGGGAGCCGACAGGGACACCGCCCGCGCGATGTTCGACGCCTACGTCGAGGCAGGCGGCAATTTCTTCGACACGGCGGACCTCTACACCGGCGGCACGGCCGAAGCCTGGCTTGGCGAGTTCATCGCCGAGCGCGGTTTGCGCGACACCGCGGTGATCGCCAGCAAGTTCACCATGAACATGCAGCCGGGCAATCCGAATGCTGGCGGCAACGGCCGCAAGAACATCTTGCGCGCGGTCGATGCTTCGCTGAAACGGCTGGGCACCGACTATATCGATCTCTATCTCATGCATGTGTGGGACAGGCTGACGCCGGCCGAAGAGGTCATGCGCACGCTTGATGACCTGGTGCGGATGGGCAAGGTGCGCCATGTCGGCCTGTCCGATGTGCCGGCCTGGTATGCGGGACGGGCACAGGCGATCGCCGAGCTGCGCGGGTATGAGCCGGTTTCGGCCCTGCAGCTCGAATATTCCCTGGCCGAGCGCGCGATCGAGAACGAGTTCGTGCCTTTCGGCACGCGCCATGGCGCCGGCATCATGGTCTGGAGCCCGCTGGCCAGCGGGCTGCTCAGCGGCAAGTATCGCCCGGCTCAGGCCGGAAACGCCGGCCGGCTCGACGGTTTCCGCAATTCGACGCATCCGGGATTCCAGAAATTCACGGAGCGCAACTGGGCCATTGTGGCCGAACTCGAAAAGGTCGCATCCGAGCTCGGCCGCGGCATGCCACAGGTCGCGATCAACTGGGTGGCGACGCAGCCGGGGATTGCCACCGTCATCCTTGGTGCGACCACGCTTGCCCAGATACAGGACAATCTTGGCGCGCTGGACTTCGAGATTCCGGCAACGCTTCGCGATCGGCTGGATTCGGTCAGCAGAACGCCGGCGCCGTTCCCCTATTCCTATTTCGGGCCGCAGATACAGGCGCGCGTCACAGGCGGTGCAGCAACCGGTGACAAGCCCTCCGGCTATGCGTCGCCGGTGCTTGTCGAGGGCGAGCCGGCCAGCGTGTCGACCGACTGA
- the pyrH gene encoding UMP kinase yields MTVKPLYRRVLLKASGEALMGEQHFGIDVSVVDRIAADIAEARGLGIEVGVVIGGGNIFRGVAVASKGGDRVTGDHMGMLATVINSLALRTSLHKIGVDAVVLSAIAMPELCESFSQRQADAYMNQGRVVIFAGGTGNPFFTTDSAAALRAAEIGADALFKGTQVDGVYSADPKKDPNATRFERISHAEVINRGLSIMDTAAIALARENNIPIIVYSIHEKGGFGDILRGGGRCTVVADD; encoded by the coding sequence ATGACGGTGAAGCCCCTCTACCGACGTGTCTTGCTGAAAGCGTCGGGCGAAGCGTTGATGGGCGAACAACATTTCGGCATCGACGTTTCGGTCGTGGATCGCATCGCCGCCGACATCGCCGAGGCCCGCGGGCTGGGCATCGAGGTCGGCGTCGTCATCGGTGGCGGCAATATCTTTCGCGGCGTGGCCGTCGCCTCCAAGGGTGGAGACCGCGTCACCGGCGACCACATGGGCATGCTTGCCACGGTCATCAACTCGCTGGCGCTGCGCACCTCGCTGCACAAGATCGGCGTCGATGCCGTGGTGCTGTCCGCGATCGCCATGCCAGAACTCTGCGAGAGTTTTTCGCAACGCCAGGCAGACGCTTACATGAACCAGGGCAGGGTGGTGATCTTTGCCGGCGGCACCGGCAACCCGTTCTTCACCACTGATTCGGCAGCGGCACTGCGCGCGGCCGAAATCGGTGCCGATGCGCTGTTCAAGGGCACGCAGGTCGATGGCGTCTATTCGGCCGATCCGAAAAAGGATCCGAATGCGACGCGTTTCGAGCGCATCAGCCATGCCGAAGTCATAAATCGAGGCCTTTCCATCATGGATACGGCTGCGATTGCACTTGCGCGCGAAAACAACATTCCGATAATCGTCTATTCGATCCACGAAAAAGGTGGTTTCGGCGATATTCTGAGGGGCGGCGGCCGCTGTACGGTCGTTGCGGACGATTGA
- a CDS encoding RidA family protein, whose product MSETIEKRLSDLGVTLPVAAAPAANYVPYCRSGNLLFTAGQLPLKDGKLQASGLLGRDVDTASGKEAAKYCAINILAQARAALGDLEKISRLVKITVFVASAPDFVEQHLVANGASDFLVAALGERGKHARSAVGTTSLPLNAAVEIEAIFEVE is encoded by the coding sequence ATGAGTGAAACAATCGAAAAGCGGCTAAGCGATCTCGGCGTGACGCTTCCTGTCGCGGCCGCACCTGCCGCCAACTACGTTCCCTACTGCAGGTCGGGCAATCTGCTGTTCACCGCCGGGCAATTGCCGCTCAAGGACGGCAAGCTGCAGGCGAGCGGTCTGCTCGGCCGCGACGTCGACACGGCAAGCGGCAAAGAGGCGGCGAAATACTGCGCGATCAATATTCTGGCGCAAGCCAGGGCTGCGCTCGGCGACCTGGAGAAAATCAGCCGGCTGGTCAAGATCACTGTCTTCGTTGCCTCCGCCCCCGACTTTGTCGAGCAGCATCTGGTTGCCAATGGTGCCTCCGATTTCCTGGTCGCCGCCCTTGGCGAGCGCGGCAAACACGCTCGCTCCGCCGTCGGCACCACCTCTCTGCCGCTTAATGCCGCGGTGGAAATCGAAGCCATCTTCGAAGTCGAATGA